One segment of Cyprinus carpio isolate SPL01 unplaced genomic scaffold, ASM1834038v1 S000006800, whole genome shotgun sequence DNA contains the following:
- the LOC109089138 gene encoding probable serine/threonine-protein kinase MARK-A, with the protein MSKTSVFFAECSEVKREAVDRLEMISLTSDIMSDSVSTKEVTTSKKSVETTGDPGSVSSDNQAGVKACARDSVENSPTEKPAKGKKGKDVRAVFRRVWKAVKRPFLCCDPNSVVFLTPQPDLDGSALTPVPSPFRITPVADADPADPELLCLPGQVCEDVESVCVPGPSRTEQTADADLADPESSPVADPSSSDPGDEKTKKGRKRKAVHAFFWRLRKAVKHLFLCRDSTQTPVEVPSEMKSVDDDIPVEPEPEPVCLSRSEQVCAALQSSTSVQAADADPDAPVLMHVSDSSDSEISLDCGSRVCLFLVGELLGYGSFGKVYEGTHIFDDRIKVAMKYIHKHKNDRRLHFAGHSKPVIAEVAMLLRLREPPLCPNIIKLHHWIEKKRSFVLIMEYPKPCSTLHQYITCSDDMNEGKARWLISQLVQAVKHCVDHGVFHGDIHTGNILVTNPSLELKLIDFGCSYPISSEGLLSSEYRGAPLFTPPEVIRHSKYHADPAYVWAIGVVLFEILHGFLPFGNQDEILRDYVKAKPTLSSACHDLIFQCLIRNPANRLTLEHLEEHRWFKS; encoded by the exons ATGTCAAAGACATCTGTGTTTTTCGCTGAGTGCAGCGAAGTTAAGAGAGAAGCTGTGGACAGGCTGGAGATGATCAGCCTTACCTCAGACATAATGTCTGACTCTGTAAGCACCAAAGAGGTGACAACTTCCAAAAAATCTGTGGAGACAACAGGAGATCCAGGGAGCGTTAGCTCAGATAATCAAGCTGGCGTGAAGGCTTGTGCTAGAGACAGTGTGGAGAACAGCCCAACAG agaAACCTGCAAAAGGGAAGAAGGGGAAAGACGTCCGCGCTGTCTTTCGGAGAGTATGGAAGGCTGTAAAGCGCCCTTTCCTTTGCTGCGACCCGAACAGTGTGGTGTTTCTTACACCACAGCCGGACCTAGACGGTTCAGCGCTAACACCCGTCCCAAGTCCCTTCAGAATCACACCAGTGGCTGACGCAGATCCTGCCGACCCTGAGCTGCTGTGTCTGCCGGGCCAGGTCTGTGAAGAtgttgagtctgtgtgtgtgccaGGTCCCTCCAGGACGGAGCAAACAGCAGACGCAGATCTGGCCGATCCCGAGTCGTCGCCTGTGGCAGATCCGTCCAGTTCTGACCCGGGTGACG AAAAAACTAAGAAGGGGAGGAAAAGGAAAGCAGTGCATGCGTTCTTCTGGAGACTCCGTAAGGCTGTAAAGCACCTCTTCCTCTGCCGTGACTCGACTCAAACACCTGTCGAAGTCCCATCTGAGATGAAGTCAGTGGATGACGACATCCCTGTGGAGCCGGAGCCGGAGCCGGTCTGTCTGAGCAGGTCTGAGCAGGTCTGTGCAGCTCTCCAGTCCTCCACGTCTGTGCAAGCAGCCGACGCAGATCCAGACGCTCCAGTGTTGATGCATGTCTCAGATTCATCCGATTCAGAGATCAGTCTGGATTGTG GATCTAGAGTGTGTCTCTTTCTGGTGGGAGAGCTTCTAGGATACGGGAGTTTTGGAAAGGTGTATGAGGGAACCCACATATTTGATGATAGAATTAAG GTCGCCATGAAGTACATCCACAAGCACAAAAATGACCGCCGTCTTCACTTT GctggtcattccaaacctgtcatCGCAGAAGTGGCAATGTTGCTTAGGTTGCGAGAACCTCCATTATGCCCCAACATCATCAAACTACACCACTGGATTGAGAAGAAGAGGAGCTTCGTGCTCATTATGGAGTACCCGAAACCATGCAGTACCTTGCATCAGTACATCACGTGTTCAGACGACATGAATGAAGGAAAAGCTCGCTGGTTAATCAGTCAGTTAGTCCAAGCTGTGAAACACTGCGTTGACCATGGAGTCTTCCATGGTGATATCCACACGGGGAACATCCTGGTGACTAACCCCAGTTTGGAGCTCAAACTAATTGACTTCGGTTGTTCTTATCCAATCAGCAGTGAGGGCCTTCTCAGCAGTGAATACCgag GAGCACCACTCTTCACCCCACCTGAGGTCATAAGGCACAGCAAATACCACGCTGACCCAGCGTATGTCTGGGCAATAGGTGTTGTGCTGTTTGAAATCTTGCACGGGTTTTTGCCATTTGGAAACCAAGACGAAATACTGCGTGACTATGTTAAAGCAAAACCCACTTTATCCTCAG CATGCCATGACCTGATTTTCCAGTGTTTGATCCGCAATCCAGCGAACAGACTGACGCTAGAGCATCTAGAAGAGCACAGGTGGTTTAAGAGCTAG